A region of the uncultured Desulfovibrio sp. genome:
GCATCCGCGCACCGGGCCTGCGCGCCCTGTATGCGGCCCTGCGCGAGGCCGGCCATACCGTGCACGTGGTGGCGCCCATGCGCCAGCAGTCCGGTGTGGGGCATTCGCTCACCGTCTTTGATCCCTTGCGCGCCATGGAAATCAGCGAGGCCGACTTTTCCGGCATCGGCCTGTACGGCACCCCCACGGACTGCGTGAAGCTGGCCCTGGGCAATCTGCTGAAAAAACGCCCGGACCTGGTCATGTCCGGCATCAATGCCGGTCCCAACGTGGGGCCGGACATTCTCTATTCCGGCACCGTGGGCGCCGCCACGGAAGCGGCCCACGAAGCCCTGCCCACCATGGCCGTTTCCTGCGACGTGGCCTCGGACAAGGACGACCTGCTGCCCCAGGCCCGCCATGCCGTGGCCCTGGCCCAGCGCATCCAGTGGAAACGCCTGGCCCCGCGCCGGGTCATCAATGTCAACTATCCGCGCGGCCCGCTGGAAAAAAGCAAGGGCCTGCGCATCTGCCCCCAGACCAGCGCCGTCTGGAAGAATGCCTACCTGGAACGCAAGGACCCGCGCGGCGCGCCCTACTGGTGGCTGGTGGGCGAAATCCCGCCACAGACCATCAATGCCGGCTCGGACAAGGACCTGCTCAACCGGGGCTATGTTACCGTCACCCCCCTGCGCTTTGAATTCACGGACTATGCCGGCATGGCCGAACTGGAGCTCATGGACCTGGAGGAGCGCCAGGCCCTCTAGGTCATAGACAATACCGCCCCGTCACACCCGGGTGTGACGGGGCGGCTGCAATTTTTTCCAGCGGGGACTTCGGCATCATCCAGGCAGCAGTCTAGGCTTCCCGGCCTATCTGCTGTCGGTATTCTGCCAGATACTTTACCAGAATATTGGTGTCGGAACTGACGGCCACAAAGGTATATCCCATATCCCGCAGATGCGGGACAAGCCCTGGATCGGGCAGCAGGATACCACAAGCCCGGCCAGCGGCACACGCCGCGTGGGCCACCTGGCGCAGCACATCCATGAAACGCGGGTCGGCAAAACGCCCCGGCAGCCCAAGACTGGTACTCAGATCCATCGGCCCCACAAAGAGCACATCCACACCATCGGTACGGGCAATGGCCTCGCAGTTTTTAACTGCCCGGGTACTTTCTATCTGTACCACCGTCAGCAGATTCTCGTCAGCTTCAGCAACATAGGCGGAAAAATGCCGGCCATATCCGGCACAACGTGCCGCACCGCTGACACCGCGCACGCCATGCGGATCATAGCGCATGAAGGAAACCGCCTCTGCGGCCTGTTCCGCCGTATCGATACCGGGAAACATGATGCCTGATGCCCCGAGATCCAGTGCCCACTTCACGTATGCACGGTCAAGCGCCGGCACCCGGACAATGGGCGCAAGCGAAAACCCCCGGACAGCCTGCAGCTGCTGCAACAGGGAAACTGGGGTTCCCGGCGCATGCTCCATATCGATGAGCAACCAGTCATAACCGCTCTCGCCAATAATTTCACAGATGGCGGGCAGCGCGAGGCTGCACCATGTCCCCGCCATAAAGTCCCCCCCGGCAACGCGCTTGCGAATGTAATACATACTCACGCCTCCCTTCCGGCACACAGTAGCCCGCAGTCTTCCACCAGCCTGTGGGTGGATACGAAGCGGGACACGCAGAACAGTTCATCATGGCCGATGGCCTCTGCCCGTGTCAGCTGACCGGAGGCTACCCGGACCAGCAGCTGGAACAGATCTCTGCCAATATCTTCCACATGGCGCCGCTCACGAAAAAGTCCGCCGGCATCAAAATCCATGTTGACGCCCATGCTGGCAAAAAGGGCCGGATTGCCCGTTGCCTTGATGACAGGGATTCCCGGAAAACCTGCGGGAGTTCCGCGCCCTGTGGTAAAGACCACGATACTTGCCCCGGCGGCAACAAGACCGGTAACGGCCTCGCCATCATGCCCCGGCCCATCCATAAGATACAGTCCATGGCCGGACGGCGCCTCACCATAGCCTATGACATCCTGGAAAATGGCATTTCCTGCCTTCTTAAGGCCCCCGAGTGCCTTTTCCACCACATTGCTCACGCCGCCATCGGCGTTGCCCGGCGAAACAAGAAGACTCTCTCCGCGGCTGGCATGCGCAGCGGCTCTGGCCCTGCGCAGTCGCCGTA
Encoded here:
- the surE gene encoding 5'/3'-nucleotidase SurE, whose protein sequence is MDVLLTNDDGIRAPGLRALYAALREAGHTVHVVAPMRQQSGVGHSLTVFDPLRAMEISEADFSGIGLYGTPTDCVKLALGNLLKKRPDLVMSGINAGPNVGPDILYSGTVGAATEAAHEALPTMAVSCDVASDKDDLLPQARHAVALAQRIQWKRLAPRRVINVNYPRGPLEKSKGLRICPQTSAVWKNAYLERKDPRGAPYWWLVGEIPPQTINAGSDKDLLNRGYVTVTPLRFEFTDYAGMAELELMDLEERQAL
- a CDS encoding aldolase/citrate lyase family protein, whose translation is MYYIRKRVAGGDFMAGTWCSLALPAICEIIGESGYDWLLIDMEHAPGTPVSLLQQLQAVRGFSLAPIVRVPALDRAYVKWALDLGASGIMFPGIDTAEQAAEAVSFMRYDPHGVRGVSGAARCAGYGRHFSAYVAEADENLLTVVQIESTRAVKNCEAIARTDGVDVLFVGPMDLSTSLGLPGRFADPRFMDVLRQVAHAACAAGRACGILLPDPGLVPHLRDMGYTFVAVSSDTNILVKYLAEYRQQIGREA